In the genome of Mucisphaera calidilacus, one region contains:
- a CDS encoding right-handed parallel beta-helix repeat-containing protein: MTTTQNGLLQDYAVARMADDEMYALIGALDGSEHARGRDAAAVIQEAVDRLAPSGGAVRVGPGWFTLDRPIRLGNGITLAGSGRATVLELSESNAANDGLLIAAEGVDGVTVADLQLRGRPSSDTSAGLHLTTAGTSTVRDVVARGFSGFGVAIERCIMSTVSNVTTMENGKAGLLIKGYDHDRGGKFVPNNVRGCLSYADAGDGIFLDQAICQNVVGCTVYLSGRHGIHLDDGTSNLINGCRVFMSGGNGVMNTHTYEMNISGNIIGWNKGHNLEMNHCVWATVSANEFIDAGGRGSPHHGIYLHNGCKAVQISGNCIFNWWDNQIMRCGIYESEDCRENQFTDNTINYYKEQAVLRRGEDSESAHNLELPHPYGPPTPYGPPFCEPGMEGIPDPRVRNPSPDEIRLILSIEDARAITDRYLNETRSRKDQ; encoded by the coding sequence ATGACAACGACACAAAACGGCCTGCTCCAGGATTACGCCGTCGCCCGGATGGCTGATGACGAGATGTACGCCTTGATCGGCGCACTCGACGGCTCGGAACACGCACGCGGGCGTGACGCCGCCGCCGTGATCCAGGAGGCGGTCGATCGGCTGGCACCGAGTGGCGGCGCCGTGCGTGTCGGACCGGGCTGGTTCACACTCGACCGACCGATCCGGCTCGGGAACGGCATCACACTCGCGGGAAGCGGACGAGCGACGGTCCTCGAACTGAGCGAATCAAACGCCGCGAACGACGGCCTGCTGATCGCGGCCGAGGGCGTCGACGGCGTGACCGTCGCTGACCTGCAACTCCGCGGACGCCCATCCTCAGACACCAGCGCGGGGCTGCACCTCACAACAGCGGGAACATCGACCGTCCGCGACGTCGTGGCCCGAGGGTTCAGCGGATTCGGTGTCGCCATCGAACGATGCATCATGTCGACCGTCAGCAACGTCACCACCATGGAAAACGGCAAGGCCGGCCTGCTGATCAAGGGATACGACCACGACCGCGGCGGGAAGTTCGTGCCCAACAATGTCCGGGGCTGCCTGAGCTACGCCGACGCCGGCGACGGCATCTTCCTCGATCAGGCGATCTGCCAGAACGTTGTGGGCTGCACCGTCTACCTCTCGGGACGGCATGGCATCCACCTCGACGACGGAACCAGCAACCTCATCAACGGCTGCCGGGTCTTCATGTCGGGCGGGAACGGCGTGATGAACACACACACCTACGAGATGAACATCTCTGGCAACATCATCGGCTGGAACAAGGGCCACAACCTCGAAATGAATCACTGCGTCTGGGCCACCGTCTCCGCGAACGAGTTCATCGACGCCGGCGGACGCGGCAGCCCTCATCACGGCATCTATCTTCACAACGGCTGCAAGGCAGTCCAGATCAGCGGCAACTGCATCTTCAACTGGTGGGACAACCAGATCATGCGCTGCGGCATCTACGAATCCGAAGACTGCCGCGAGAATCAATTCACCGACAACACCATCAACTACTACAAAGAGCAGGCTGTGCTCCGCCGGGGCGAGGATTCGGAATCGGCCCACAACCTGGAACTGCCCCATCCGTACGGCCCGCCGACGCCCTACGGCCCGCCCTTCTGCGAACCGGGCATGGAGGGAATCCCTGACCCCCGAGTCCGCAACCCCTCGCCCGACGAGATCCGACTCATCCTCAGCATCGAGGACGCCAGAGCCATCACCGACCGCTACCTCAACGAGACCCGCTCTCGGAAAGATCAATAA
- a CDS encoding GRP family sugar transporter has protein sequence MEVWFWAAVTVISWGIWLAPLECAPSIDARVKTLMITLGNAGVSLALAASWGFAGLTWAVAWPSILGGMLWALSGCFAVLATERLGIAVAMGVWAPLNILTSLAWGGLFFGELTGMNGTRIALLCLAFVMMSGGIAMLVKGSSTDVDATETTAPQKHLPASGQTLGWLAVVLAGIGWGTYFVPVRAVDASLWVMAWPLSLGMLLGAALIWGGGLLWRGRPATNRKSPRPAQPVRIWVLGLAAVSGLLWASGNYGALNLMQGLGTGPGFAVAQCCLVVNAIVGMTLFGRPPRRSTGGRWVMVGVVVVAVGTALMGWVGSSS, from the coding sequence ATGGAAGTCTGGTTCTGGGCCGCCGTAACGGTAATCTCCTGGGGAATCTGGCTCGCGCCGCTGGAGTGTGCCCCGTCCATCGACGCACGGGTCAAGACACTCATGATCACGCTGGGAAACGCCGGGGTGTCGCTGGCGCTCGCAGCATCATGGGGCTTTGCGGGCCTCACCTGGGCCGTGGCATGGCCGTCGATTCTGGGCGGGATGCTCTGGGCATTGAGCGGCTGCTTCGCGGTGCTCGCCACCGAGCGACTCGGTATCGCCGTGGCCATGGGCGTCTGGGCACCGCTCAACATCCTGACCTCGCTGGCGTGGGGCGGGCTCTTCTTCGGCGAACTCACCGGCATGAACGGGACACGCATCGCCCTGCTGTGCCTGGCCTTCGTGATGATGTCGGGGGGGATCGCGATGCTGGTCAAGGGATCATCGACCGACGTAGACGCGACCGAAACCACAGCGCCACAGAAACACCTCCCCGCCAGCGGCCAGACGCTGGGCTGGCTGGCGGTCGTCCTCGCCGGCATCGGCTGGGGCACCTACTTCGTACCGGTGCGCGCGGTCGATGCGTCACTCTGGGTGATGGCCTGGCCACTCTCGTTGGGCATGCTGCTCGGCGCCGCGCTGATCTGGGGCGGCGGGCTGCTCTGGCGTGGCCGCCCCGCCACCAACCGCAAGTCGCCCCGACCCGCCCAACCCGTGAGAATCTGGGTGCTCGGATTGGCAGCCGTCTCCGGACTGCTGTGGGCTTCGGGCAACTACGGCGCGCTCAACCTCATGCAGGGGCTCGGAACAGGACCCGGATTCGCGGTCGCCCAGTGCTGCCTCGTCGTCAACGCCATCGTGGGGATGACACTCTTCGGCAGGCCCCCTCGACGCTCGACCGGCGGACGCTGGGTCATGGTCGGCGTGGTCGTTGTGGCGGTCGGAACCGCGCTGATGGGATGGGTAGGCTCAAGCAGCTGA
- a CDS encoding WD40 repeat domain-containing protein — MADLMGEYGSVESAEFSRDSAYIVTGTKYDNTVRVFRTADGVMQWQTRLPAEIERVAWTGDGRRVVSVSEDHQMRVIDAGTGEVLRAFRHRAGIDSLALSHDGTIMAMGEESLHDSDPDSEPTAEVVLYNTETWEEIGRVFQGSTANEISFSPDDAYFVVVGGAHMKAWDTATRSLRYQNEVFYDSEYPQWSRFICVKISPDGRYVVVGANHGWLYFYHASTGEYIRRLNKTGDKIETVEWTADSRYVLSAGKVNVIDFIATRHALDTALNNRSVPIALRVPLTDHLEYMHFNASGALLTTAHQDGTVQLWTYMADNPGINQRSHAGLSAQQEADFDRR; from the coding sequence ATGGCGGACCTCATGGGTGAGTATGGCTCTGTCGAGTCGGCCGAGTTCTCGCGTGATAGTGCTTATATCGTGACGGGCACCAAGTACGACAACACCGTTCGTGTGTTTCGTACGGCAGACGGTGTGATGCAGTGGCAGACGCGGCTGCCCGCGGAGATCGAGCGCGTGGCGTGGACCGGTGACGGTCGGCGGGTGGTCTCGGTCAGTGAAGACCACCAGATGCGTGTGATTGATGCGGGGACCGGTGAGGTGCTGCGGGCGTTCAGGCATCGCGCCGGTATTGACAGTCTCGCTCTTTCGCATGACGGAACGATCATGGCGATGGGCGAGGAGTCGTTGCACGATTCGGATCCTGATTCCGAGCCGACCGCCGAGGTCGTTCTGTACAACACGGAGACGTGGGAGGAGATTGGCCGAGTGTTTCAGGGTTCGACGGCGAACGAGATCTCCTTCAGCCCCGACGACGCGTACTTCGTGGTTGTCGGTGGTGCGCACATGAAGGCGTGGGATACTGCGACACGGAGTCTTCGCTACCAGAACGAGGTGTTCTACGACAGCGAATACCCCCAGTGGAGCCGCTTCATCTGCGTGAAGATTTCACCGGATGGCCGTTACGTCGTGGTGGGTGCCAATCACGGCTGGCTTTACTTCTACCACGCGTCGACCGGCGAGTATATTCGCCGACTCAACAAGACGGGCGACAAGATCGAGACCGTCGAGTGGACCGCGGACAGCCGTTATGTCCTTTCAGCGGGGAAGGTGAACGTTATTGATTTCATCGCCACGCGGCATGCGCTCGACACCGCGTTGAACAACCGGAGTGTGCCGATCGCGCTGCGTGTGCCGCTCACCGACCACCTGGAGTACATGCATTTCAATGCCTCCGGTGCGCTGCTCACGACGGCGCACCAAGACGGCACCGTTCAGTTGTGGACTTATATGGCGGATAACCCGGGTATCAATCAGCGTTCTCACGCGGGGCTTTCGGCTCAGCAGGAGGCCGATTTCGATCGGCGTTGA
- a CDS encoding beta-galactosidase: protein MKNQVFTAVMYFAPHQENDRESARRDFITIRACGFDTIRIAPPEQVLMPGEDYDLFWMQDWLDTAAEEGLTAIVHAFEEPPPGILKQHQLDLANWHALYSDDPRFLAVLDDWVIPVVQRFASHPGLRIWAGPGEPPAGAHGLARDTDHKAFIRWLRDQYGTADAMDQAWNPYPAKGYRLIHRFEDASRVIGATDADGSINGVHGAKLIYGAQRDLMRFLTDNRLEKARAVARLIRSHDTHHPVYFGSHHQFGNNPEHLWDNAAMAKVGDGHGTSIHLSWHFESVDGEIDLPLYIHGRLTRDAAKGQPTANWEATGGPVQFSGGYGNHMSPGLMRRICLSILASGNQGIGFWSWNARPGGWEVGEYGMTARDGSVTPWADAAGQVAQAARTHSEELASADHHPRVGILQSWDTEAIYCLEPDRHEKGLKHLPREAWIGTARALTNHAIPYAFVDETEISADAETAADRWPCIMAMHLRALSDTAVDALEAYVLAGGRLVTDVSFGWLDAWGKSRPPSTRLTGGYVNNIHDTRTTHKKLDGLAVTGFFGDLVVDDAQVLATFEDGRPGIIEARRGHGSVVLIAIDPGTMCLKGDRPDIETMLASITGQESPLTSERPLTYRLTTGSIDHVFVINPGQETTCRVALTDRRHQTALDVLNNRTLATDDRGMVLTLPAEDALWLRLS from the coding sequence ATGAAGAATCAAGTCTTTACCGCGGTGATGTATTTCGCCCCCCATCAGGAAAACGACCGTGAATCAGCTCGACGTGACTTCATAACAATTCGTGCGTGCGGATTCGATACCATCCGCATCGCCCCACCCGAACAGGTGCTCATGCCGGGAGAGGACTATGACCTTTTCTGGATGCAGGACTGGCTTGATACCGCCGCAGAAGAGGGCCTCACCGCCATCGTGCACGCTTTTGAAGAACCCCCGCCCGGAATCCTGAAGCAGCATCAACTCGACCTCGCCAACTGGCACGCTTTGTACAGCGACGACCCACGCTTCCTGGCGGTGCTCGATGACTGGGTCATACCCGTCGTCCAACGATTCGCATCGCACCCGGGACTCAGAATCTGGGCCGGGCCGGGCGAACCCCCCGCAGGCGCCCACGGGTTGGCCCGTGATACTGATCACAAGGCCTTTATCCGCTGGCTGAGAGACCAGTACGGCACAGCCGATGCGATGGATCAGGCATGGAATCCCTACCCAGCCAAGGGATACCGCCTGATCCACCGATTCGAGGACGCCAGCCGTGTCATCGGAGCGACCGACGCCGATGGATCGATCAACGGCGTCCATGGAGCCAAGTTGATCTACGGAGCTCAACGCGACCTTATGCGATTCCTGACCGACAACCGGCTGGAGAAGGCACGTGCGGTCGCACGACTCATCCGGAGTCATGACACACACCACCCCGTCTACTTCGGGTCGCACCATCAGTTCGGTAACAACCCGGAACACCTCTGGGACAACGCCGCGATGGCGAAGGTAGGCGACGGCCACGGGACCTCGATTCACCTCTCCTGGCACTTCGAATCAGTCGATGGCGAAATCGACCTACCGCTATATATTCACGGACGCCTCACACGCGACGCCGCCAAGGGCCAGCCGACCGCCAACTGGGAGGCGACAGGAGGGCCTGTCCAGTTCTCAGGCGGCTACGGCAACCACATGTCACCCGGGCTGATGAGGCGGATCTGCCTTTCCATCCTCGCCTCGGGTAACCAAGGCATCGGCTTCTGGTCGTGGAACGCACGCCCGGGAGGATGGGAGGTGGGGGAATACGGCATGACGGCCAGAGACGGCTCGGTAACGCCTTGGGCCGACGCCGCAGGCCAGGTCGCTCAGGCAGCACGAACGCACAGCGAGGAACTTGCCTCGGCAGACCATCACCCCCGTGTCGGCATCCTGCAGAGCTGGGATACCGAGGCGATCTACTGCCTCGAACCCGACCGGCACGAGAAGGGATTGAAACACCTCCCACGCGAAGCATGGATCGGAACCGCACGCGCACTGACCAACCACGCGATCCCCTACGCCTTTGTGGACGAGACCGAGATCAGCGCCGACGCCGAAACCGCTGCTGATCGTTGGCCCTGCATCATGGCGATGCACCTGCGGGCGCTCAGTGACACAGCCGTCGATGCCCTGGAGGCCTATGTTCTGGCAGGCGGCAGGCTCGTCACCGACGTCTCGTTCGGCTGGCTCGACGCGTGGGGAAAATCCCGACCACCTTCAACACGACTGACCGGCGGCTATGTCAACAACATCCACGACACCCGAACGACTCATAAGAAACTTGATGGCCTCGCGGTCACCGGCTTCTTCGGAGACCTCGTTGTGGATGACGCCCAAGTCCTCGCGACGTTTGAGGACGGCCGGCCAGGAATCATCGAGGCCAGGCGGGGTCACGGATCGGTGGTTCTCATCGCAATCGATCCCGGGACGATGTGCCTGAAAGGCGACAGGCCCGATATCGAAACAATGCTGGCCAGTATCACTGGCCAGGAGAGTCCACTCACCAGTGAACGACCCCTGACCTACCGCCTCACCACCGGATCAATCGATCACGTCTTCGTCATCAACCCGGGCCAGGAAACAACCTGCCGCGTCGCCCTCACCGACCGTCGCCATCAAACGGCACTCGACGTTCTCAACAACCGAACACTGGCGACTGACGACCGTGGCATGGTACTCACCCTCCCGGCCGAAGACGCACTCTGGCTGAGGCTCAGCTGA
- a CDS encoding right-handed parallel beta-helix repeat-containing protein has protein sequence MNRSFAEYTPFCRGLRALVACVMLACIGIGTAATLADELPLWAKRMDEKTAGADERRLSDEHVKATIHVRSGARHAGADGTERRPFPSIRAGLRAASVTLAEGTPTKLKIGPGTYRESAGVLDTRDGLVRSTLLIIEGAGADKTIFTGADVVKAEDWVDVGQGVYAIPWEHNFGHRSPDWGPEGYLGHRSEMLFVDDYLAKQVLVEAWSVRREGKLQMGSNSRLVYSRHGVRDPREVLTPGTFGVAESEDSAPWSDRLYFRPVKTEDLRTARIEVSTRGNLLRVDGGKEHLVIRGMTFTRAASQRQGGVIGPVFLRGKYEQVLIEDCAFTWNNFTGLRLNSIDYLTIRNSRFDYNGDGGINMGPNRYTLFEGNSTSFNNWRGHWGNYNSWAMGGIKFHDTEFNILRDHTAIGNLCPGIWYDIQCEHIVVENLVSAYNQRGLFFEIGNGPYYVDKSIVAHAQKSAVRTLITGPVTFKNSIIYNNSDMTEGDDQTPLPALAVVYHPREHSWHKTQRLVRPGLNLYQNNLIVGGPDLKMLVMIQPGHHANEHAYAFRYIGEGNRLFQAGRPNGEPHFGHVHITHDGHWRKQDGGYDAFRSWLEQTQGSSDAVTQDPRFVDPNRLDFTVARNSPVADDDDLPLRAIDPTWYDQVRRFMAWSAWEVFADELGYEVSARED, from the coding sequence GTGAATCGCTCTTTCGCTGAATACACCCCGTTCTGTCGGGGCCTGCGTGCGTTGGTGGCTTGCGTGATGTTGGCCTGTATCGGGATCGGCACGGCGGCGACGCTGGCGGATGAGCTGCCGCTCTGGGCCAAGCGTATGGATGAGAAGACCGCGGGTGCTGACGAACGCCGTCTTTCTGACGAGCACGTCAAGGCCACGATTCACGTCCGATCCGGTGCGCGGCATGCGGGGGCGGACGGCACGGAGCGTCGCCCGTTCCCCTCGATTCGTGCCGGGCTGCGGGCCGCTTCGGTGACACTTGCCGAGGGCACGCCGACCAAGCTCAAGATCGGTCCGGGCACGTATCGGGAGTCGGCGGGTGTGCTTGATACACGCGACGGTCTGGTGCGCAGCACGCTTCTGATCATCGAGGGTGCCGGAGCCGACAAGACCATCTTCACCGGCGCCGATGTGGTTAAGGCGGAGGACTGGGTGGACGTTGGTCAGGGTGTCTACGCGATTCCGTGGGAGCACAACTTTGGCCACCGCTCACCCGACTGGGGTCCGGAGGGGTATCTGGGGCATCGAAGCGAGATGCTGTTTGTGGATGACTACCTGGCGAAGCAGGTGCTCGTGGAGGCGTGGTCGGTCAGGCGTGAGGGCAAGTTGCAGATGGGTTCCAACTCGCGGCTGGTCTACAGTCGGCATGGCGTGAGGGATCCGCGCGAGGTGTTGACCCCGGGTACCTTTGGTGTCGCGGAGTCTGAGGACTCTGCGCCGTGGTCGGATCGACTCTACTTCAGGCCCGTGAAGACCGAAGACCTGCGTACGGCCCGCATCGAGGTGTCTACGCGTGGCAACCTCCTGCGTGTCGACGGGGGCAAGGAGCATCTCGTCATCCGTGGCATGACGTTTACCCGCGCGGCGAGTCAGCGGCAGGGCGGTGTCATCGGGCCGGTGTTCCTGCGCGGCAAGTATGAGCAGGTGCTCATCGAGGATTGCGCCTTCACCTGGAATAACTTCACCGGCCTTCGCCTGAACAGCATTGATTACCTGACGATCCGCAACAGCCGGTTCGACTACAACGGCGACGGCGGTATCAACATGGGGCCGAATCGTTATACGCTCTTTGAGGGTAATTCCACGAGTTTCAACAACTGGCGTGGCCACTGGGGCAACTACAACAGCTGGGCCATGGGGGGTATCAAGTTCCACGACACCGAGTTCAATATCCTCCGTGACCACACCGCGATTGGTAATCTCTGTCCGGGTATCTGGTACGACATCCAGTGCGAGCATATCGTTGTTGAGAATCTGGTGAGTGCCTACAACCAGCGAGGCCTGTTCTTCGAGATCGGCAACGGGCCTTACTACGTCGACAAGAGCATTGTTGCCCACGCTCAGAAGTCCGCGGTCCGCACCCTGATTACGGGTCCGGTGACGTTCAAGAATTCGATTATCTACAACAACTCTGATATGACCGAGGGTGACGATCAGACCCCATTGCCTGCTCTGGCTGTTGTCTATCACCCGCGTGAGCATTCGTGGCACAAGACCCAGCGGCTCGTCAGGCCCGGTCTCAATCTCTACCAGAACAACCTTATTGTTGGCGGACCCGACCTGAAGATGCTCGTGATGATTCAGCCCGGGCATCACGCCAACGAGCACGCCTACGCCTTCCGTTACATCGGCGAGGGCAACCGTCTTTTCCAGGCGGGGCGGCCCAATGGCGAGCCGCACTTCGGTCACGTCCACATCACGCATGATGGTCATTGGCGCAAGCAGGATGGCGGCTATGACGCGTTCCGCTCGTGGCTTGAGCAGACCCAGGGCTCGTCCGACGCGGTGACGCAGGATCCGCGTTTCGTTGACCCCAACAGGCTTGACTTCACTGTTGCGCGCAACAGCCCTGTTGCCGACGACGACGACCTGCCACTGCGCGCGATCGATCCGACGTGGTACGACCAGGTTCGGCGCTTTATGGCGTGGTCGGCGTGGGAGGTCTTCGCGGATGAGTTGGGGTATGAGGTATCGGCACGCGAGGACTAG
- a CDS encoding carbohydrate ABC transporter permease: MASKPSAAGEGVKHLIVLFVLFFAFFPLFLMFVISFKDNQQYQANPWFFDPISEWHWENWSVAWGIVKNYIANSIFVSVQAVAFGICMIIPTAYAIARYRFPGREIVYYGIVASMFLPGTAATLVTLFTLLKGMGLINSLWALVVVGAAGGQVAGIFILRQFIEDIPKALFEAAEMDGAGHIQQIVNIVLPMSGPILATISIMKFLGVWNNVMLPLVILRDDEKLTIPVGLLRLEGEYVKQWGEMMAGYSLSSIPLIIMFIFLMRWFVRGLAAGAIKG; this comes from the coding sequence ATGGCATCCAAACCCTCGGCAGCCGGCGAAGGCGTCAAGCACCTCATCGTGCTCTTTGTGCTTTTCTTCGCATTCTTCCCGCTCTTCCTGATGTTTGTCATCAGTTTCAAGGACAACCAGCAGTATCAGGCCAACCCGTGGTTCTTCGATCCGATTTCCGAGTGGCACTGGGAGAACTGGTCGGTTGCGTGGGGGATCGTGAAGAACTACATCGCCAACTCGATCTTCGTGTCGGTGCAGGCCGTGGCGTTTGGTATCTGCATGATTATCCCGACGGCGTACGCGATCGCGCGTTACCGGTTTCCGGGCCGGGAGATTGTCTACTACGGGATCGTGGCGAGTATGTTTCTGCCGGGCACGGCGGCGACGCTCGTGACTCTCTTCACGCTTCTCAAGGGCATGGGGCTGATCAACAGTCTCTGGGCGCTGGTGGTCGTCGGTGCTGCGGGCGGACAGGTGGCCGGCATCTTCATTCTCCGGCAGTTCATCGAGGACATCCCCAAGGCGCTGTTTGAGGCGGCCGAGATGGACGGGGCCGGCCATATTCAGCAGATTGTCAATATCGTCCTGCCCATGAGCGGGCCGATTCTCGCGACGATCTCCATCATGAAGTTTCTGGGCGTGTGGAACAACGTCATGCTCCCCCTCGTTATCCTCCGCGACGACGAGAAGCTGACGATCCCCGTCGGGCTGCTTCGACTGGAGGGTGAGTATGTCAAGCAGTGGGGTGAGATGATGGCGGGTTATTCGCTCTCGTCGATCCCGCTCATCATCATGTTCATCTTTCTCATGCGATGGTTTGTCCGCGGTCTGGCCGCGGGCGCGATCAAGGGTTAG
- a CDS encoding carbohydrate ABC transporter permease, which yields MNQTTYPSETADRTAATGEAQQASRRLWQRLLNKTRFIGSIYLLLLPSIVSLLVFSYYPKYDVVVKAFYRWTPGEVEEYIGLQNFADAVADPLFWQSFKVVAIMLVANLFKMWPAIITAVALHRLLNDRMRYIYQVLFVIPMVIPALVWLLIWKSFYDPDFGILNRLLNMTGMMGVLSWLDGTDAAPGVMPTIAAALRPVMEGPVSVVFSSTWGLLALGAFVLASTEGWPKHRSERFTAYAALVGLGVVIWLAAALQLALTVPGFTVVIALMMGLMYVAATRIGPRWVLWAFLLLGGAWACRTSLLHLPVLMGAAFAIGEVVRARMHHAYAPVVMSWVGYTTITVGSLLVAFGMIWVEPTNQFIEGTPAWLGSRDLVLPALIFWGFPWVGTVGVLIYLAGLQQIPTDVYEAAELDGVGPVRRLFSIELPLVMTQVRINLIFMTIGTLTGYEFYLILLGHAGGPGNIGIVPGLYMYSKAFIDGRFGYSCALGMVLFVMVLLLTIVYQRYVKVDK from the coding sequence ATGAACCAGACGACTTACCCTTCGGAGACTGCTGACCGCACCGCGGCTACTGGCGAGGCGCAACAGGCGTCGCGTCGCCTGTGGCAGCGTCTGCTGAACAAGACGCGGTTTATCGGTTCGATCTATCTCCTGCTGCTCCCGTCGATCGTTTCGCTGTTGGTCTTCAGTTATTACCCGAAGTATGACGTCGTGGTGAAGGCTTTCTACCGCTGGACGCCCGGTGAGGTGGAGGAGTATATCGGGCTTCAGAACTTTGCTGATGCGGTTGCGGACCCGCTCTTCTGGCAGAGCTTCAAGGTGGTGGCGATCATGTTGGTCGCGAACCTGTTCAAGATGTGGCCGGCCATCATCACGGCTGTTGCGTTGCACCGCCTGCTGAATGATCGCATGCGGTACATCTATCAGGTTCTGTTTGTGATTCCGATGGTAATCCCGGCGCTGGTCTGGTTGCTGATTTGGAAGAGTTTCTACGATCCGGACTTTGGTATTCTCAATCGTCTTCTGAACATGACGGGGATGATGGGCGTTCTGTCGTGGCTCGACGGCACCGATGCGGCTCCGGGCGTGATGCCGACGATCGCGGCCGCGCTCCGGCCCGTGATGGAGGGGCCGGTGAGCGTGGTGTTTTCCAGCACCTGGGGTTTGCTTGCGCTCGGTGCTTTTGTGCTGGCGTCGACGGAGGGGTGGCCGAAGCATCGGTCCGAGCGTTTCACCGCGTACGCGGCATTGGTCGGCCTGGGTGTTGTGATCTGGCTGGCGGCGGCGCTGCAGTTGGCGTTGACGGTTCCGGGGTTCACGGTGGTGATCGCGTTGATGATGGGGCTGATGTATGTCGCTGCGACCCGCATCGGCCCGCGGTGGGTGCTCTGGGCTTTCCTGCTGCTGGGTGGTGCCTGGGCCTGTAGGACTTCGTTGCTCCATCTGCCGGTCCTCATGGGCGCGGCCTTCGCGATCGGCGAGGTTGTGCGTGCACGGATGCATCACGCTTATGCCCCGGTGGTCATGAGCTGGGTGGGGTATACGACGATCACCGTCGGTTCGCTGTTGGTTGCTTTCGGCATGATCTGGGTCGAACCGACCAATCAGTTCATCGAGGGGACTCCGGCGTGGCTGGGCAGCCGTGACCTGGTTCTGCCCGCACTGATATTCTGGGGCTTCCCGTGGGTGGGCACCGTCGGCGTGCTGATCTACCTGGCGGGTCTCCAGCAGATACCCACCGACGTCTACGAGGCGGCCGAGCTCGACGGCGTTGGCCCCGTCCGGCGACTCTTCAGCATCGAGTTGCCGCTGGTCATGACTCAGGTGCGTATCAACCTGATCTTCATGACGATCGGCACGCTCACGGGCTATGAGTTCTATCTCATCCTGCTCGGTCACGCGGGCGGGCCGGGGAATATCGGCATCGTGCCCGGGCTGTACATGTACTCCAAGGCGTTCATTGACGGCCGCTTTGGCTACTCCTGCGCCCTGGGCATGGTTCTCTTCGTGATGGTCCTGCTGCTGACGATTGTCTATCAGCGGTACGTCAAGGTGGACAAGTAG